In a genomic window of Cydia fagiglandana chromosome 8, ilCydFagi1.1, whole genome shotgun sequence:
- the LOC134666406 gene encoding uncharacterized protein LOC134666406 gives MEAMSRSQFAKKRELPKLVACMTKNSLENMRNKLIYAMDALDSNAVRRRKLPLHECLILEMREAGYREACDYVQDLIYDNMQLVMEDDIGIIIDLTKRPDYLEHICSELQKAEKERDKGNTKSEALYLLGLALCYAERGKGILWLAEKFYMASIAVASQYLLDGGRQKGCCKYHYAKFLLDKFPGVNQDEPFQMLTQVRNSAIGKPWLLYEPAEGDQKKQPNETLFKATALQLHRILINQARAIRKQDPSKAERLARLAERRAIDAGETTRTADAIIEIGICQLAINNLNNAQKTFDRAYKIHTESNNIEGICDCKMHMAAVMQKLGDHENAAKLLTEMGSLAMEHGLRLQLGRALHLIGELHLRRERPELGTQHLKEAFACFMGFNWQYPGAQPSMDVGNVGSELGITFDNKTEVYEEEAEQSRLMMAISSGQEKMASYFGMMKEAKDCTVARMKIIEWKLSLAPWWIKRIHHNFLPCPCEQHHRTPLDVLRAKLELERKQMEMQAKEEALRRQSESAQQVISENALSG, from the exons ATGGAGGCTATGTCGCGTAGCCAGTTTGCTAAAAAGCGCGAACTTCCGAAACTGGTGGCATGTATGACTAAAAATAGTCTTGAAAATATGAGGAACAAGTTGATTTATGCCATGGATGCGCTAGACTCGAACGCAGTAAGAAG GCGTAAGTTACCGCTACACGAATGCCTGATTCTGGAGATGAGAGAGGCAGGATATCGCGAAGCTTGCGATTACGTACAAGACCTTATATACGACAACATGCAACTAGTCATGGAGGATGATATCGGGATTATAATTGATCTCACAAAGAGACCCGATTATCTGGAACATATTTGTAGCGAGCTGCAGAAAGCTGAAAAAGAACGGGATAAAG GTAACACCAAAAGTGAAGCCCTGTATTTACTGGGGCTAGCATTGTGCTACGCTGAGAGGGGAAAGGGAATACTTTGGCTGGCTGAAAAATTCTACATGGCGTCTATTGCTGTGGCCAGCCAGTATTTACTGGACGGCGGACGGCAAAAAGGATGCTGCAAGTACCATTACGCGAAATTTTTGCTTGACAAGT ttcCAGGAGTTAATCAAGATGAGCCTTTCCAAATGTTGACTCAAGTTCGGAATTCTGCTATTGGAAAG CCATGGCTCCTTTACGAGCCTGCAGAAGGCGATCAGAAAAAACAACCAAATGAGACACTGTTTAAAGCAACAGCACTGCAACTGCACAGAATTTTGATCAACCAAGCACGAGCAATTCGCAAGCAAGATCCGAGCAAGGCAGAACGGCTAGCTCGCTTGGCTGAAAGACGCGCAATAGACG CTGGAGAAACGACTAGAACTGCGGACGCCATAATCGAAATTGGAATCTGTCAGCTGGCTATCAACAACCTGAACAACGCCCAGAAGACGTTCGACCGCGCGTACAAGATACACACCGAGAGCAACAACATCGAGGGCATATGCGATTGTAAGATGCACATGGCGGCTGTTATGCAAAA ACTAGGCGATCACGAAAATGCAGCCAAGCTGTTGACAGAGATGGGCAGCTTGGCGATGGAGCACGGCCTCAGGCTGCAGCTGGGCCGCGCACTGCATCTCATAGGAGAGCTGCATCTCCGGCGGGAGCGACCCGAACTGGGCACCCAACACTTGAAGGAAGCGTTCGCCTGCTTTATGGGATTCAATTGGcaatat CCAGGTGCACAACCATCGATGGATGTTGGTAATGTTGGAAGTGAGTTGGGCATCACATTCGACAACAAAACAGAGGTTTATGAGGAGGAAGCGGAACAATCGAGGTTAATGATGGCGATATCTTCAG GTCAAGAGAAAATGGCATCGTATTTCGGTATGATGAAGGAAGCAAAGGACTGCACGGTAGCTAGAATGAAAATTATTGAATGGAAGCTATCTCTTGCGCCTTGGTGGATAAAAAGAATTCACCATAACTTCTTGCCCTGTCCGTGCGAACAGCATCACCGAACACCATTGGATGTGTTAAG AGCAAAGTTGGAGTTGGAACGGAAACAAATGGAAATGCAAGCAAAAGAGGAAGCTTTGCGGAGACAAAGTGAAAGTGCTCAGCAAGTGATAAGTGAAAATGCTTTATCGGGCTAA
- the LOC134666405 gene encoding cytochrome P450 4g15 has protein sequence MSYTAAESVAASSTWAATSMFYMLLVPALILWYAYWRMSRRHMYELAEKISGPPGLPLIGNALEFTGGSDDIFKNLVSKSVDYDKEGMVKLWIGPRLLVFLYDPRDVELILSSHVLIDKADEYRFFKPWLGNGLLISTGQKWRSHRKLIAPTFHLNVLKSFIDLFNANSRAVVEKLKKETSDFDCHDYMSECTVEILLETAMGVSKSTQDQSGFEYAMAVMKMCDILHLRHTKIWLRPDMLFGLTQYAKNQTKLLSTIHGLTKKVISRKKEEFKSGKKTTILNEYTESNSSSAEPAKETSVEGLSFGQAAGLKDDLDVEDNDVGQKKRLAFLDLLLESSQSGVVISDEEIKEQVDTIMFEGHDTTAAGSSFFLSMMGVHQDIQDKVIEELDQIFGDSDRPATFQDTLEMKYLERCLMETLRMYPPVPIIARHIKQDITMPSNGKKIPAGTTVIITTYKLHRRPDVYPNPNKFDPDNFLPERSANRHYYAFVPFSAGPRSCVGRKYAMLKLKIILSTILRNFRVQSDLKESDFKLQADIILKRAEGFKVKLQPRKRLAKAC, from the exons ATGAGTTACACAGCAGCGGAAAGCGTTGCCGCGAGCAGCACATGGGCGGCTACCAGCATGTTCTACATGCTTCTAGTGCCGGCCCTCATCCTCTGGTACGCCTACTGGAGAATGTCCAGGAGACACATGTACGAACTAGCCGAGAAGATCAGCGGACCCCCTGGCCTACCCCTTATTGGAAATGCCCTTGAATTCACCGGCGGTTCTGATG ATATCTTCAAGAACCTCGTCTCGAAGAGCGTGGATTACGACAAAGAGGGCATGGTAAAGCTGTGGATCGGGCCCAGGCTGCTGGTATTCCTGTACGACCCCCGGGACGTTGAGCTGATCCTCAGCAGCCACGTGCTCATTGACAAGGCCGACGAGTACCGATTCTTCAAGCCCTGGCTCGGAAACGGTCTTCTCATCAGCACTG GTCAAAAGTGGCGCTCTCACCGCAAACTGATCGCTCCCACCTTCCACTTGAATGTTCTGAAGAGCTTTATCGACCTGTTCAACGCAAACTCCCGAGCTGTGGTCGAGAAACTTAAGAAGGAGACTTCGGACTTCGACTGCCACGACTACATGAGCGAGTGCACTGTCGAAATTCTGCTTG AAACCGCTATGGGAGTCAGCAAGAGCACACAGGACCAGAGCGGCTTTGAATACGCTATGGCTGTCATGAAGATGTGCGACATCCTGCATTTGAGACACACCAAGATCTGGCTGAGACCTGACATGCTTTTCGGCCTCACCCAATACGCCAAGAACCAAACCAAGCTTCTTAGCACCATCCACGGACTTAccaaaaag GTCATCTCAAGGAAGAAGGAAGAGTTCAAATCTGGCAAGAAGACCACCATCTTGAATGAGTACACTGAATCCAACTCATCATCTGCCGAACCTGCCAAGGAGACGTCAGTAGAGGGTCTGTCCTTCGGTCAGGCCGCTGGTCTGAAAGACGACTTGGACGTTGAGGACAATGACGTCGGACAAAAGAAGCGTCTGGCTTTCCTTGACTTGCTCTTGGAGAGCTCGCAGAGCGGAGTCGTTATCTCCGATGAAGAAATCAAGGAGCAAGTCGACACCATCATGTTTGAG ggtCACGACACCACTGCTGCCGGTAGCAGCTTCTTCTTGTCCATGATGGGAGTGCACCAAGACATCCAAGACAAAGTTATCGAGGAGCTCGACCAAATCTTCGGGGACTCCGACCGCCCCGCCACTTTCCAAGACACCCTTGAGATGAAATACCTCGAAAGGTGTCTTATGGAGACCCTCAGGATGTACCCGCCAGTACCTATCATCGCTCGACACATCAAGCAAGACATCACTATGC CATCCAACGGTAAGAAAATACCCGCCGGCACCACAGTGATCATCACCACATACAAGCTGCACCGCCGCCCCGACGTGTACCCCAACCCCAACAAATTCGACCCCGATAACTTCCTTCCCGAGCGCTCTGCCAACCGCCACTACTACGCCTTCGTGCCTTTCTCCGCCGGACCCAGGAGTTGCGTCG GACGTAAATACGCTATGCTGAAGCTGAAGATCATTCTCTCCACCATCCTGAGAAACTTCCGCGTCCAGTCCGACCTCAAGGAATCAGACTTTAAACTGCAGGCTGACATCATCTTAAAACGCGCTGAAGGTTTTAAAGTGAAGCTGCAGCCCCGCAAGAGGCTCGCGAAGGCTTGCTAA